One part of the Moraxella sp. FZFQ2102 genome encodes these proteins:
- a CDS encoding multicopper oxidase domain-containing protein, giving the protein MVNLRPYEKVIIRFKQGHTGLKMYHCHILEHENLGMMGMFKVE; this is encoded by the coding sequence GTGGTTAATTTACGCCCTTATGAAAAAGTGATTATTCGCTTTAAGCAAGGACATACTGGGTTGAAAATGTACCATTGCCATATTTTAGAACATGAAAATCTCGGTATGATGGGGATGTTTAAAGTGGAATAG
- a CDS encoding alcohol dehydrogenase catalytic domain-containing protein — MHALGLNRAEMMYREGAYVIDPVFPATLGYAGAGVVVAVGDDAGEFQIGDKVSV; from the coding sequence ATGCACGCTTTGGGACTAAACCGTGCCGAGATGATGTATCGGGAAGGGGCGTATGTGATTGACCCTGTGTTCCCTGCGACTTTGGGTTATGCAGGGGCAGGCGTGGTCGTGGCGGTGGGCGATGACGCTGGCGAATTTCAAATCGGCGACAAAGTGAGCGTCTGA
- a CDS encoding copper-translocating P-type ATPase has translation MHPEIRQDRPGNCPLCGMALEPLMPELDDDNPELRNFSRRFWYTLPLTAAVLVLAMFGERLNLMDMAAQSWVELVLSLPIVLWAGLPFFSRGWQSLANRSPNMWTLIALGTGAAFVYSVVATAAPDIFPASFVSMGRVGVYFEAAAVIISLTLLGQMLELKARSQTSAAIKTLLGLAPKTARRIGSGGAEEDVPLSHIHIGDLLRVRPGEKVPVDGVVVEGASSVDESMLTGEPLPVRKATGDKVIGATLNTGGALVIRSERIGSETVLSQIVQMVAQAQRSKAPMQRMADGVAGYFVLAVVAVAVATFFVWGVFGPQPSWVFGLINAVAVLIIACPCALGLATPMSVMVATGRGAGRGILFRDAAAIENLRRVDTLVIDKTGTLTEGRPAFDRAVAAAGFSAEEVLRLAASLDQGSEHPLADAIVQAARAQQLKLSKPEQFDSGSGIGVSGVVEGRALALGNTAFMQQNGLSVEPLIEQAESLRSEGASVIYLAADGHLAGLLAVSDPVKDSTPEALASLKAAGLRIIMATGDGLTTANAVGAKLGIDEVHGEVKPADKLALIERLQNEGRVVAMAGDGINDAPALAKADVGIAMGTGTDVAMSSAQITLVKGDLRGIATARKLSEATVRNMKENLLFAFLYNGLGVPVAAGVLYPFTGWLLSPMIAALAMSLSSASVVGNALRLRKSKL, from the coding sequence TAATTTTTCCCGACGCTTTTGGTACACGCTGCCCCTGACGGCGGCAGTGCTGGTGCTGGCGATGTTCGGCGAGCGTCTGAACCTGATGGATATGGCCGCACAAAGCTGGGTAGAGCTGGTGCTGTCGCTGCCGATCGTGCTGTGGGCGGGGCTGCCGTTTTTCTCACGGGGTTGGCAGTCGCTGGCAAACCGTAGTCCCAATATGTGGACGCTGATTGCACTGGGAACGGGTGCAGCCTTCGTTTACAGCGTTGTTGCCACCGCTGCACCCGACATCTTTCCGGCATCGTTTGTATCGATGGGGCGGGTCGGCGTGTATTTTGAGGCGGCGGCCGTCATCATCTCGCTGACCTTGCTCGGCCAGATGCTCGAACTCAAAGCCCGGTCGCAGACTTCGGCGGCAATCAAGACCCTGCTCGGACTGGCGCCCAAAACCGCACGGCGTATCGGCTCGGGCGGTGCTGAAGAAGATGTGCCGCTCAGCCACATCCACATCGGCGACCTTCTGCGTGTGCGCCCCGGCGAAAAAGTGCCTGTCGATGGCGTGGTGGTTGAGGGCGCAAGCTCGGTAGATGAATCGATGCTGACCGGCGAGCCGCTGCCGGTGCGCAAAGCCACCGGCGACAAAGTCATCGGCGCCACGCTCAACACCGGCGGTGCGCTCGTCATCCGCTCCGAGCGCATCGGTTCGGAAACCGTGCTTTCGCAGATTGTCCAGATGGTGGCCCAGGCGCAGCGCTCCAAAGCACCGATGCAGCGTATGGCTGACGGGGTGGCAGGCTATTTCGTACTGGCGGTTGTCGCCGTCGCCGTTGCCACTTTCTTTGTCTGGGGCGTGTTCGGCCCGCAACCGTCTTGGGTGTTCGGGTTGATCAACGCCGTTGCGGTCTTGATTATCGCCTGCCCCTGTGCACTGGGACTGGCCACGCCGATGTCGGTGATGGTCGCCACAGGACGCGGGGCAGGCAGGGGTATATTGTTCCGTGATGCCGCCGCTATCGAAAACTTGCGGCGAGTAGACACTTTGGTGATTGATAAAACCGGCACACTCACCGAAGGCCGACCCGCCTTTGACCGTGCCGTTGCGGCAGCAGGCTTTTCCGCCGAAGAAGTGCTGCGTTTGGCCGCCAGCTTGGATCAGGGCAGCGAACACCCGCTGGCCGACGCCATTGTGCAGGCCGCACGGGCACAACAGCTGAAGCTGAGCAAACCCGAACAGTTTGATTCAGGCAGCGGCATCGGCGTGAGCGGCGTGGTTGAAGGGCGTGCGCTGGCACTGGGCAACACGGCGTTTATGCAGCAGAACGGGCTTAGCGTCGAACCACTGATCGAGCAGGCCGAATCCCTGCGCAGTGAAGGTGCCAGCGTGATATATCTGGCTGCGGACGGACATCTTGCGGGACTGCTTGCCGTCTCCGATCCTGTAAAAGACAGCACCCCCGAAGCATTGGCCTCGCTCAAAGCAGCCGGCCTGCGCATCATTATGGCAACCGGCGACGGATTGACCACGGCAAACGCCGTGGGCGCAAAACTGGGCATCGACGAAGTGCACGGCGAAGTCAAGCCCGCCGACAAACTGGCACTGATCGAGCGGCTTCAGAACGAAGGGCGGGTGGTCGCAATGGCAGGCGACGGCATCAACGATGCCCCCGCACTGGCCAAAGCCGATGTCGGCATCGCAATGGGTACCGGCACCGATGTGGCAATGAGCAGTGCGCAAATCACGCTGGTCAAAGGCGATTTGCGGGGTATTGCCACCGCACGCAAATTGTCTGAGGCCACCGTGCGCAATATGAAGGAAAACCTGTTATTTGCCTTCTTATACAACGGCCTGGGGGTTCCCGTTGCCGCCGGCGTGCTGTACCCCTTTACCGGCTGGCTGCTCTCGCCGATGATTGCCGCACTGGCGATGAGCCTAAGCTCGGCATCCGTGGTCGGCAACGCACTGCGGCTGCGCAAAAGCAAGTTGTAG